The DNA segment CGCGTCTGGCGTCTGGATGCGCTTGTCGAGCAGGGGCACGGTCTTCCGGCGCAGTATGACCACCAGAACCGCGCCCGCCAATATGCCGCCGATATGGGCTGCCCAGGAGACCTGATTCTCACGGTCGAGGCCGAACATGGCGAATTGATAGAGGATCCAGAGAGCCAGCGCCGTCCAGGCAGGCACCCTCAGCGGAATGCGCGAAAAGGCCAGAACCCAAAGCTTCACGCGCGGATGCAGCACCAGATAGGCGGCCACGATGCCGGCGACAGCGCCCGATGCGCCGATCAGTGGAGACTGGGATTCCGGCACGACTATGCCGTGGAAGGCAGCGCCGGCGATTGCGCAGGCAAGGTAGAAGACGAGAAAACGGGCATGCCCCAGCGCATCCTCGATATTGTCGCCAAAGACCCAGAGGAACAGCATGTTGCCGCCCAGATGCAGAAGGTCTGCGTGCAAAAAGGCGTAGGTGACATAGGTGAGGGGGGCGGGCACGAGCTCCAACTCGGGCGACAGATAGGCAATGTCATAGGCGACAGAGGGAATATAGCCGAGGCCGATGACTGTTGCCTGGGCGAAATCCGCGCCGCCAAGCGAGGTGGCGAGCCAGGCGAAAACATTCAACGCAATGATGCTAAGCGTCACATATTGGCGCTTGATATGGCGAAGCTGGTTGGCGTCGTGAAGCGGTATAAACATGCGGGACCTCCCCCGGTGCCCCGCCGGGTCAATTCATCGATTTTCACCCGGCTTCCATAACACGTCTGCGTTGCCATTGTCATTGAGGCTGCGCGCGGCGACGAACAGGAAGTCGGAAACGCGGTTGATGTATTTCAAGGCTGCAGGGTTGACGACCTCGCTGTCATCAACTGCAAGCGCCACCATCAGACGCTCTGCCCGCCTGGCGATGGTACGGGCGAGATGGAGATTGGCCGAGGCTGGTGAACCGGCAGGCAGGACGAAGGAGCGCAGCGGCTCAAGGGATGCGTTCAACGTATCGATATCATGTTCCAGGCGCTCCACCTGGGCATCGACAATGCGCAGCGGCTCCCATTTCAACGCTTCACCCGTTTCGGGCGTGGAGAGGTCGGCGCCAAGGTCGAACAGATCATTCTGGATACGCTCCAGCATTCCATCAATGTCGCTGCCTTGCGTGTGAAGGCGGGCAAGGCCGATCGCGGCATTCGCCTCGTCGATGGTGCCATAGGCCTCCACCCGCAAATCCGACTTCAGGCGTCGTTTGCCTGTGGCAAGGCCAGTCGTGCCGTCATCGCCGGTGCGGGTGTAGATCTTGTTCAGCTTGACCATGTCAGCTCTGGGACTTCGCGTAGTAGAGGGCGAGCACGATGAAGATCACCGCAACGAACTGGAGGGCGACGCGCGCCTGCATCAGCTTGTTCGAGGTGTTTCCCGAGCCGCCGCGCATCATGTTGATGAGGCCTCGAATGAGCACGAATACCACCGCCACCATGACGAGGATCGAAAGAATGTTGAAGAGCGTGGACATCAGGTGATTTCCTTGTGCTGCAGGCTTTCCCGCAGCAGGTCAGGCCTGTCGGGCGAGAAAACGATAGAGACGATCGGCAGGCAGCAGGCGCTTGAGCCCGGCTCCGATCCTTGCGGGCCAAGTTACCAGATAGTGCGGGCGGGGCTTTTGTGAAAGAAGCGCGTGGCGCAATACCGCATGGACGGCTTCCGGCCCCAATTTCATGCGCGACCTCGTTCCGCCCTGCTTCAGGCGATTGAGCTGCGCTTCATACTGATCCCGATGGGCGGAATTTTCCCGGTCGATGTTCTTCTCGAACCATTGGAGCCCGTTATTGGCAAAGCGTGAGGCAATCGGACCCGGTTCAATCAGCGAGACATGAATGCCGCTGCCTTCCAGCTCCTGCCGCTGGCACAGCATCAATCCTTCCAGCGCGTGTTTGGAGGCGACATAGGCCCCGCGATACATGACCGGCACGAGGCCAAGGATGGATGAGCAGTGCACGATGCGCCCATGCCGCTGTGCACGCATGACGGGGATGATCCTGCGGGTCAGGTCATGCCAGCCGAAGAAATTTGCCTCGAATTGCAGGCGCAGGGCATCGACGGGCAGGTCTTCCACGGCGCCGGGCTGGGCATAGGCGCCATTGTTGTATAGCGCATCAAGCCTGCCATCGGTGCGTGACAGCACTTCGGCAACCAGGGTCGAGATGGATTCTGGCTCGGTATAGTCGAGATACAGTGCCTCGATACCGTCTGCCTTGAGCGCATCAAGATCTTCCGGTTTCCGCGCGGTTGCGAAAACGCGCCAGCCGTCAGCCTTCAATGCGCGGGCACAATAAGCGCCGATGCCGGAAGATGCTCCGGTGACAATGATGCTTTTTTCCATGATCGTCCGGCAATTTTCATTGTTCGGTGGTTGTCTATAAGGAAGACGGTTTCACATATTCGTTCAAGCGAAACAAACTGGAGCGCGCGAGGGTGCCAAAATTTCTCGCCATGCGGCGTGTCATCGGCGATGCCTATGGCCACTTCGATGCCGATGACGGCTGGGCCATGGCCAGCCATCTCGCGCTCAGTGCATTGCTGGCCATATTCCCCTTTCTGATTTTCGCCACCGCGCTTGCCAGTTTTCTGGGTGCGGATGCGTTTTCCGAGACAGCAGTCCACATCGTCTTCGACACCTGGCCGAAAGAGGTTGCCGAGCCGATAGCCAAAGAGGTGGTGAATGTTCTTGGCGTTCGACGCGGCGGCGTTCTTACATTCGGTGTGGTGGTTGCAGGCGTTTTTGCCTCCAACGGGGTGGAAGCACTGCGTCTGTCGCTGAACAGGGCTTACCGCGTGGCGGAACGGCGTTCCATCATCTATCGGCGGGCTCAGAGCCTTGGTTTTGTGCTGGTAGCTGCGGCGGGGTTTTTCGCCATCAGCCTGCTTCTTGTCGCAGTGCCGATCGCAGCGCAGTTCGCGGCCGATCGGATCGACTGGCTTGCGCCCTATACGGGCACGATCACGCTGTGGCGCTATCTGATTGCTGTCAGCGTTCTGGTGCTGGCGCTGGTGACGGTGCATCTGTGGTTGCCGGCCGGCAAGCGCAGGCTCGTCGACATCCTGCCAGGTCTCGTCTTCACCCTCGCCGCATGGATTGGCGCGTCCACATTGTTCGCGGCCTATCTCAGCCGTTTTTCCAGCTATGCCAATACCTATGCCGGGCTGGCCTCGATCATGGTGGCCGTGGTCTTCCTCTATATCGTCTCGGTGATCTTTATTCTCGGTGGTGAGCTCAATGCGGCCATCATGCGCTATCGTGCCATTCGCGCCGCGGGCCGGGGCTGAAGCGTAGCGAGTGCGACGCCGAAGCTCGTGATTCCTATCCCGATGATCTGAGCGAAGGTGAGCGTTTCGCCAAAAAGGACATAGGCCATCACCGCCGTCACTGCCGGCACGAGGTAGAACAGGGATGCCACGCGCGCCACTTCTCCTTTTTCGATGAGCACCATCAGGAGGAAGATGGCGCCAAGGGACAGGACAAGGACAAGCCAGACCATCGCGAAGACGAGTTCACCCGTCAGAACGAAGCGTCCGCTTTCAAACAAGAAGGCAAAGGGAAGGGTCAGCACCAGACCGCCGACATACTGGCAAAGGGTTGTGGAGACCAGATCCGTGCCTTTGACGAAGCGCTTCTGCCATACCGTGCCTACGCTCATCGCGATCACGGCTGCAAGCCCTGCACTGACTGTCGTGATGGTGACGCCGCTGCCGATGTCGCCCAGCTTCGGTGACAGCACGATGGCAACACCGAGAAGTCCAACGGCCAATCCTGCCCAGTGGCGGCGCGTGATATGTTCGCCGATAAAGAGCCCTGCAATTATGGCTGTCAGCATCGGTTGGAGGCCAACGATCAGGCCCGCAAGCCCCGCGGGCAGTCCCCGCCGAACCGCCCAGAACACACCGCCCAGATAGATGCCGTGCATGAGAATGCCAGCGAATGCCGCGTGCAGGGCAGTTGCCGGCGGCATCGGCTTCAGCTTCATGAAGGGCACCATGACCAGCAGCAGGCCTATCGACAGCGCGAAGCGTATCCAGAGGAAGGTGAAAGGCTCTGCCCAGGGCATCGCATAGCGCGCACCGATGAAGCCGGTCGCCCATAACAGGACGAATAGCGCGGGGATGAAACGGGTGAGGCTGGGCATCAGGACCTGTCTTTTGGGCGAGAAGCCGTATCAGTCGGCATCAAACTGCAAGGAAACCGAAAGTTTTTGCGCCTAATGTCAATGGTGCTGAATTCCGACTGCCGCTGGCCCAGCAATGCAGGGGACATGAACAATGCTGATGAAACTGGACGCGTCTTGGCTGATGTTCGCGGTCGTGACCGTGCTTTTGCTGTCCTACATGCTGGCAATGGCACTCGATGCCATCCTGGGCAATGCGGCCTACGGACCGGTGCCGAATGCCGTCATCATCACTGTTGGTTTTTTCGGCGCGATCTACTGGATGAATGAGCGCGGCGTGCGGATGGCCAACCTGTCCGAGTCGGTGATGACCGGCCTTGTCGGAAGCTTCGCGCTTTTCTTTCTGCTCGTCCTGGTCAAGGCTGCGGCCAACCGCCTGACGTGAACGGATACGACTAGAGCGCTGCCAGCAAAGTCGCGTAGAGCGCCAGTCCACCGGCAAAGGCAAGGAAGCTGCTCTGACGTTCTTCGGGAAGCTCTTCCTTCAGAACATTCAGAACCACGCTGCCTGCAAGAAACGAGAAGGTGGCGATCAACCAGATTTCCGGCAATTCCACCAGCTGGCCCAGGAGCCAGCCCGACAGGACAGCGAGTGCGAGCACCCATCGACCCTTATTGTCATAGAGGCTGCGATGCTGCTGATGCATGCCGAAATCGTTGGTGACGAAATGCAGCGCCATCGCAACGAAATACATGGCGAGCGAGGCAATTCCCACCTCCTCGCGATGCAGCAGAAAATATCCGATCAGGACATTGTAGAGCGCAAATGCTCCCAGATGGATCCAGAATGCCTCGCTTTCAATTCTGGACTCCGAGCGTTTGGCAGTCTGAACATATTGCTCAAGCCCATAGAATACCGCCAAGCCGCTCATAGCGAGTGCGTAGACGAGTATTTCGGAAGGATGGCCCTCCTTGGCCAGAGCGCGTTCATGTTCGGCCAATTCCGGCAGGAGATGCATGAACACATAGGCCACGGCAACGCCGCCGGAAAGCGAAAGCCAGCGGCTGCGGGGAACGGCGGAAAGGAAGTGCAGCTTCGGAACGAGATAATGGGTCGCTGCGAAGGCCAGGGCGCAGGCAAATGTCAGGATCGTGGCTTCGGTCATGGTCCGACAATTGCCGAAGGCGGCTTCACGTTCCGGCCATAGGCTGCATCAAGCTTTCCGGACGGTTTCCAATCCCACCATCCGGGCGATGTCTGTCGGGGTCGCACCGGACTGGCGAAGCGCTTGCAGGCTTGTGTCCCCGGCGCTCTTCGACAATTTGCGCCCGTCGTCGCCAAGGATCAGGTCATGATGATGATATTCGGGCACCGCCAGCCCCATCAGTTCCTGCAGCAGGCGGTGAACGGCAGTGGCATGATAGAGGTCGCGTCCGCGTACCACATGCGTGACCCCCTGCAAGGCATCATCGACAACGACTGAGAGATGATAGCTGGTCGGGGTTTCCTTGCGTGCGATAACGACATCGCCCCATTGTGCCGGGTCGGCACGGATCGTGCCGGTTTCACCGAAAGGTCCGGCGCCTGTCTCTTCCCAATGAAGGGGAGCGCGAAGGTGACCGAGTGCTGCCTGCATATCCAGACGCCAGGCGAAGGGCAGACCGTCGGCGATCAGGGACTTGCGTTCCGAGGCTGAACGCTGTCGGTCCTGCGGGGGGAACAAGGGTGCGCCGTCGGGATCACGTGGCCACTCCTCCCCTTCCTCCTCGCGAGCGGTTATGTAACGGCGTACTTCGCCACGGGTGAGGAAGGCGGGATAGACTATCTCGTCATCGATCAGCCGGTCCAATGCCTCCTGGTAATCGTCCCAGTGATCCGACTGACGGCGATACGGGCACTCGTAGTTCATGCCAAGCCAATCCAGATCCGTCAGGATGGCCGCCTCCAGTTCGGGCGTGCAGCGCGTGGTGTCTATGTCTTCCATGCGCAGGAGAAGCCGCCCGCCAGTCTCTTCGGCCATCGCAACGTTGAGAAGCGCGGAAAAGGCATGGCCCAAATGCAGCGCGCCGTTGGGACTGGGAGCGAAGCGGAAAACGGGTCTGGTCATCGCGGATGAAAACGGATTGGTGCGCTCATGAAGACGTTGCTAGGGTTTAAGTCGCGGAAGCTCAAGTGAGGAATGTTCAGTGCCTGTTCGTATTGAAACGCTGGCGGATGTTGCGACCGGGCTGGACGCGTTGGAAGTGCTTGATCCCAGACTGGCGCGGGTGCGCCAACAGGCAGGAGAGGTTGATCTGCGCCTTCGTCCAGCGGGTTTTACAAGTCTTGCATCAATCATCGTGTCACAACAGGTGTCCCTGGCCAGCGCCAGCGCAATCATGAGGCGGCTATGCCTGCTCATCGAGCCGCTGGAAGCTGGCAATGTGCTTGCTGCAGGCGAACCCGCTCTCGTGCAGGCCGGTCTCTCCCGTGCGAAGCAGAAAGCACTGCTCGCTCTGGCGCAATCTGTCGTGTCGGGAGGGCTGGATCTTGAAGCGCTGTGTGCGTGCGACGCGGAAGATGCAATAGCGGCCATCACGGCATTGCCGGGGCTCGGCCCGTGGTCCGCGCAGGTCTATCTGCTTTCCTGTGCAGGGCATGCCGATGTCTTTCCAGCGGGCGACGTTGCGCTTCAGGTGGCCGTGCAGACCTGTTTCGAGCTGCAGGAGCGTCCCAAGGCGGATGAATTGGCCGCAATGGCCGAATCATGGAGGCCCTGGAGATCGGTTGCAGCGCGCCTTTTCTGGGCATTTTACCGGGAGATGAAGGGACGGGAGGCGAAGCTTCCTGCCTTTACGTAAGAATGCGGGCGCAAAAGCTGTAAATCCGGGTCATTTGCCGGATCATCTTGTTGAATAACTGCTTCACATTCCTGTCACTCACAGCTTACAGTATCCGCATCGATCGATCTTTCTTGCGAAGGAGCTTCGGGAACGTGACGGTCGCAGTCTCGCCAGACGGAATGCCCGCGCTGGTGCTCAATGCGGATTACAGGCCGCTCAGTTATTACCCTCTGTCACTGTGGTCGTGGCAGGATGCCATCAAGGCCGTATTCCTTGACCGGGTGAATATTGTTGCGGAGTATGACCACCAGGTCTCTTCGCCATCTTTCCAGATGCGCATTCCAAGCGTCGTCAGCCTGAAGACCTATGTGAAGCCATCACGCTTTCCGGCCTTCACACGCTTCAACGTGTTTCTTCGCGACCGCTTCCAGTGTCAGTATTGTGGGACGCGGGAGGACCTGACCTTCGACCATGTGGTCCCGCGTCGCCTGGGCGGTGTCACCTCGTGGGAGAATGTGGTCGCCGCCTGCTCGCCCTGCAATTTGAAGAAGGGCGGAGCCATGCCATCCCACGCGAAGATGTGGCCGCAGCAGAAGCCGTACCGCCCGACGGTGCAGGACCTGCATAACAATGGCCGATCCTTCCCGCCGAACTATCTGCACGAAAGCTGGATGGACTATCTCTACTGGGATGTCGAGCTGGAGCCCTGAGCCTGACCAGTCAGTTCTGACGAGGTGCTGTGAAGGCGGCTTTCAGCGCTATGGTTGCGAGGATGGCGCTTGCGATCACGTTCCAGCCTGCGAATGACAGGCCGAGAAAGCGCCCGGCTGCAACATCACAGGACGGCGGAACGACTGCGTTGAGCTGGTCCAGAAGGTTGTTGCCCTCAGCAGGAGCAAAGCCCACACCGCAATCTGCAGGTCCGGGCCAGAAGGCCCATTCCACGCCCGCGTGATAGACAGCAAGACCAAGCCCCCAGATCATCAATAGACCACCTGCAAGCAGGAGTATGCGCGTCACCACGCCGGGCAGCTTCATCAGCGCGGCAACGAGCGCCAGCAGCATGACAGGTACGCCGATATAGTATGGAAGACGCTGCTCGAGGCACAATTTGCAGGGCAGGTAGCCGCCAATATGCTGGAAACCAAGCGCAGTGCCGACAGTTGCCGCCATCGCGGCAGCAAGAAAGGCCGAGGCCAATGTCTGTGTCTTGCCGGCTGGCGCCGTGAGCGTCGTCATGCAAAATCCCCTGGAGTGCCTAGAACACGTATCGAATGGCCGCGAAACCGCCGATCAGAAGAACCATGAAGGCGGTGAAAAGAAGGCCGAGATTCTTTTCGATGAAGATGCGGATGGGCGGTCCGAACCTGTAGAGCAGCCAGGCGACCAGGAAGAAGCGCAGGCCACGCCCGATGATCGACACTATGATGAAGACGGGCAGGCTCAGGCCCGTCGCGCCGGAAAAGATGGTCAACACCTTGTAGGGGAAGGGTGTTACGGCAGCGAACAGAACACCCCAGCCGCCCCAGTCATTGTACCATGCAGCTATCTTCTCGAAGGAGTCCTCCTTGCCATAAAAGGCAAGGATGGGTTCGCCAATGGTTTCATAGAGAAACGCGCCGATCAGGTAGCCGAGAAGAGCGCCCGCAACCGAAGCGATCGTACAGATCAGCGCGTGGCGCAGCCATTTTGCGCGCTCGGAGAGCACCATCGGAATAAGCAGAACATCCGGCGGGATCGGAAAGACGGAGCTTTCGATGAAGGAGACACTGGCAAGCGCCTTTTCCGCGTGCCGCGTTGCAGCAAGTGACAGGGTGTAGTCGTAGAGTCTGCGTAGCATGAGCGGCTCTGTTCTCCATCCATCCGGCCAAACCGGTTGCAACGGCATGCCCGATGCTGGCTGGCGATGCAAGAGGTGCCGGTGCCGCAGCGCGCGCCGGCGTCCCAAATCGATATGGAGCTCATAAAAATCGGTTGCCTCATGCATCACGCGGTTGACGAGGGCAGGCGCGCTCGTATAGTCCGCAGCA comes from the Nitratireductor basaltis genome and includes:
- a CDS encoding rhomboid family intramembrane serine protease, coding for MFIPLHDANQLRHIKRQYVTLSIIALNVFAWLATSLGGADFAQATVIGLGYIPSVAYDIAYLSPELELVPAPLTYVTYAFLHADLLHLGGNMLFLWVFGDNIEDALGHARFLVFYLACAIAGAAFHGIVVPESQSPLIGASGAVAGIVAAYLVLHPRVKLWVLAFSRIPLRVPAWTALALWILYQFAMFGLDRENQVSWAAHIGGILAGAVLVVILRRKTVPLLDKRIQTPDAAKLENEIAPQEVEPHAPRPWGR
- a CDS encoding cob(I)yrinic acid a,c-diamide adenosyltransferase produces the protein MVKLNKIYTRTGDDGTTGLATGKRRLKSDLRVEAYGTIDEANAAIGLARLHTQGSDIDGMLERIQNDLFDLGADLSTPETGEALKWEPLRIVDAQVERLEHDIDTLNASLEPLRSFVLPAGSPASANLHLARTIARRAERLMVALAVDDSEVVNPAALKYINRVSDFLFVAARSLNDNGNADVLWKPGENR
- a CDS encoding twin transmembrane helix small protein is translated as MSTLFNILSILVMVAVVFVLIRGLINMMRGGSGNTSNKLMQARVALQFVAVIFIVLALYYAKSQS
- a CDS encoding SDR family oxidoreductase — encoded protein: MEKSIIVTGASSGIGAYCARALKADGWRVFATARKPEDLDALKADGIEALYLDYTEPESISTLVAEVLSRTDGRLDALYNNGAYAQPGAVEDLPVDALRLQFEANFFGWHDLTRRIIPVMRAQRHGRIVHCSSILGLVPVMYRGAYVASKHALEGLMLCQRQELEGSGIHVSLIEPGPIASRFANNGLQWFEKNIDRENSAHRDQYEAQLNRLKQGGTRSRMKLGPEAVHAVLRHALLSQKPRPHYLVTWPARIGAGLKRLLPADRLYRFLARQA
- a CDS encoding YihY/virulence factor BrkB family protein, yielding MRRVIGDAYGHFDADDGWAMASHLALSALLAIFPFLIFATALASFLGADAFSETAVHIVFDTWPKEVAEPIAKEVVNVLGVRRGGVLTFGVVVAGVFASNGVEALRLSLNRAYRVAERRSIIYRRAQSLGFVLVAAAGFFAISLLLVAVPIAAQFAADRIDWLAPYTGTITLWRYLIAVSVLVLALVTVHLWLPAGKRRLVDILPGLVFTLAAWIGASTLFAAYLSRFSSYANTYAGLASIMVAVVFLYIVSVIFILGGELNAAIMRYRAIRAAGRG
- a CDS encoding DMT family transporter, translating into MPSLTRFIPALFVLLWATGFIGARYAMPWAEPFTFLWIRFALSIGLLLVMVPFMKLKPMPPATALHAAFAGILMHGIYLGGVFWAVRRGLPAGLAGLIVGLQPMLTAIIAGLFIGEHITRRHWAGLAVGLLGVAIVLSPKLGDIGSGVTITTVSAGLAAVIAMSVGTVWQKRFVKGTDLVSTTLCQYVGGLVLTLPFAFLFESGRFVLTGELVFAMVWLVLVLSLGAIFLLMVLIEKGEVARVASLFYLVPAVTAVMAYVLFGETLTFAQIIGIGITSFGVALATLQPRPAARMAR
- a CDS encoding membrane protein translates to MTEATILTFACALAFAATHYLVPKLHFLSAVPRSRWLSLSGGVAVAYVFMHLLPELAEHERALAKEGHPSEILVYALAMSGLAVFYGLEQYVQTAKRSESRIESEAFWIHLGAFALYNVLIGYFLLHREEVGIASLAMYFVAMALHFVTNDFGMHQQHRSLYDNKGRWVLALAVLSGWLLGQLVELPEIWLIATFSFLAGSVVLNVLKEELPEERQSSFLAFAGGLALYATLLAAL
- the gluQRS gene encoding tRNA glutamyl-Q(34) synthetase GluQRS — translated: MTRPVFRFAPSPNGALHLGHAFSALLNVAMAEETGGRLLLRMEDIDTTRCTPELEAAILTDLDWLGMNYECPYRRQSDHWDDYQEALDRLIDDEIVYPAFLTRGEVRRYITAREEEGEEWPRDPDGAPLFPPQDRQRSASERKSLIADGLPFAWRLDMQAALGHLRAPLHWEETGAGPFGETGTIRADPAQWGDVVIARKETPTSYHLSVVVDDALQGVTHVVRGRDLYHATAVHRLLQELMGLAVPEYHHHDLILGDDGRKLSKSAGDTSLQALRQSGATPTDIARMVGLETVRKA
- a CDS encoding DNA-3-methyladenine glycosylase family protein — protein: MPVRIETLADVATGLDALEVLDPRLARVRQQAGEVDLRLRPAGFTSLASIIVSQQVSLASASAIMRRLCLLIEPLEAGNVLAAGEPALVQAGLSRAKQKALLALAQSVVSGGLDLEALCACDAEDAIAAITALPGLGPWSAQVYLLSCAGHADVFPAGDVALQVAVQTCFELQERPKADELAAMAESWRPWRSVAARLFWAFYREMKGREAKLPAFT
- a CDS encoding HNH endonuclease, giving the protein MTVAVSPDGMPALVLNADYRPLSYYPLSLWSWQDAIKAVFLDRVNIVAEYDHQVSSPSFQMRIPSVVSLKTYVKPSRFPAFTRFNVFLRDRFQCQYCGTREDLTFDHVVPRRLGGVTSWENVVAACSPCNLKKGGAMPSHAKMWPQQKPYRPTVQDLHNNGRSFPPNYLHESWMDYLYWDVELEP
- a CDS encoding disulfide bond formation protein B: MTTLTAPAGKTQTLASAFLAAAMAATVGTALGFQHIGGYLPCKLCLEQRLPYYIGVPVMLLALVAALMKLPGVVTRILLLAGGLLMIWGLGLAVYHAGVEWAFWPGPADCGVGFAPAEGNNLLDQLNAVVPPSCDVAAGRFLGLSFAGWNVIASAILATIALKAAFTAPRQN
- a CDS encoding YqaA family protein; its protein translation is MLRRLYDYTLSLAATRHAEKALASVSFIESSVFPIPPDVLLIPMVLSERAKWLRHALICTIASVAGALLGYLIGAFLYETIGEPILAFYGKEDSFEKIAAWYNDWGGWGVLFAAVTPFPYKVLTIFSGATGLSLPVFIIVSIIGRGLRFFLVAWLLYRFGPPIRIFIEKNLGLLFTAFMVLLIGGFAAIRYVF